From a region of the Gossypium raimondii isolate GPD5lz chromosome 10, ASM2569854v1, whole genome shotgun sequence genome:
- the LOC105776911 gene encoding wall-associated receptor kinase 2, which translates to MGFGGMFKKLTVLAVMVTIMATSVAAQPKLGCQSHCGNIGIPYPFGTRNGCYISRDFFINCDTSFNPPKALILSDGGLELQVLNISLDDGSLRIRYDSSIGYDCYNSSGPTSQDTSVFAHRKFSISYSRNKFTAIGCDTIAYINGFSRPDSSNIVFKAKNFSTGCLTFCGDVGDVLNRSCSGIGCCQTAIPRGMQAYLFNFTTLQSHSTVLRFNPCSYGFLVEDGVYTFSTSDLSNIDFNKRKYPLILDWTIGNQTCEEAKKDPKSYACKQNSACIDHPESGPGYLCKCNDGFQGNPYLSNGCQDIDECETLKPCNKFGTCHNTPGSYYCSCPHEFKGDGRKNGTGCHRIFKPQNSERFRILAVALGLSIGLLFLIAGVWWFCKILQKRKYIKLKQKLFERNGGLLFQKKMSSNEGGLDKAKLFCSKELEIATDQYNENRILGCGGQGVVYKGMLSDGRIVAVKKSKTVNEGYLEQFINEIFILSQIDHRNIVKLLGCCLETEVPLLVYEFIPNGTLSHLIHDQNEEYPRSWDIRLRIAAEVASAISYLHSSASIPIYHRDIKSSNILLDEKFRAKVSDFGTSRSISIDQTHLTTQVLGTFGYLDPEYFQSSQFTEKSDVYSFGVVIVELLTGKKAVSTFGSQEKRGLVSYFMSSMEENHLLDIVDAEIGKDDQKDEVLAVAEIAKRCLNLDGRYRPTMKEVAMELERLRSRQGDCIPIDQLKQAEVVVRKSTESWDFTSFSTEHYPNCSITSTSKSNSLQDL; encoded by the exons ATGGGGTTTGGTGGTATGTTTAAGAAGCTTACTGTGCTTGCAGTTATGGTAACAATTATGGCAACTTCAGTAGCAGCTCAACCAAAACTTGGATGCCAAAGCCACTGCGGAAACATAGGCATCCCATACCCTTTTGGTACACGCAATGGTTGCTACATCAGCAGGGACTTCTTCATTAATTGTGACACCTCTTTTAACCCCCCAAAAGCATTAATCTTAAGCGACGGTGGTTTAGAATTACAAGTTCTCAACATCTCCCTGGATGATGGTTCTTTGCGCATTCGATATGACAGCTCCATAGGTTATGACTGTTATAATTCATCAGGGCCCACTTCACAAGACACGTCCGTGTTCGCTCATAGAAAATTCTCCATATCTTACTCCAGAAACAAGTTCACTGCCATTGGTTGTGACACTATCGCCTACATCAATGGTTTCTCCAGACCTGACTCTTCAAACATagtttttaaagcaaaaaactTTTCAACCGGATGTTTAACATTTTGTGGTGACGTCGGCGATGTGTTAAATAGGTCTTGCTCCGGCATTGGCTGCTGCCAGACGGCTATCCCTAGAGGAATGCAGgcttatttattcaattttactaCTCTTCAGAGTCATTCCACAGTGTTGAGGTTCAATCCTTGCAGTTATGGATTTCTTGTGGAAGATGGAGTCTACACCTTCTCTACATCAGATCTTTCCAACATAGATTTCAACAAAAGGAAATACCCACTTATTCTTGATTGGACAATCGGGAATCAAACATGTGAAGAAGCTAAAAAGGACCCAAAAAGTTATGCTTGCAAGCAAAATAGTGCTTGTATAGATCATCCAGAAAGTGGCCCTGGATATTTGTGCAAGTGTAATGATGGGTTTCAGGGTaacccttatctctccaacggCTGCCAAG ATATTGATGAATGTGAGACACTGAAGCCGTGCAATAAATTTGGAACATGTCATAATACACCTGGAAGCTACTATTGTTCATGCCCTCATGAGTTCAAGGGTGATGGCCGGAAAAATGGAACAGGTTGCCATCGTATATTCAAGCCGCAGAACAGTGAGAGGTTTCGCATTCTTGCTGTTGCTCTAG GTTTAAGTATAGGGCTCTTGTTTCTAATTGCTGGGGTTTGGTGGTTTTGTAAGATACTGCAGAAAAGAAAGTACataaaacttaaacaaaaacttTTTGAAAGAAATGGTGGACTATTGTTTCAGAAAAAGATGTCTTCAAATGAAGGTGGTCTGGATAAAGCTAAACTCTTCTGTTCCAAAGAGTTGGAAATAGCTACTGATCAATATAATGAGAACAGAATATTGGGTTGCGGTGGCCAAGGCGTGGTTTATAAAGGAATGTTGTCTGATGGGAGAATTGTTGCAGTAAAGAAGTCCAAGACTGTAAACGAAGGGTATCTTGAACAATTTATCAATGAGATCTTTATTCTTTCTCAAATTGATCACAGAAATATTGTCAAGCTATTAGGCTGTTGCTTGGAGACCGAAGTGCCCCTCCTTGTTTATGAGTTCATCCCTAATGGAACCCTTTCCCATCTCATTCATGACCAAAATGAAGAGTACCCGAGGTCGTGGGATATACGATTACGCATTGCAGCGGAAGTTGCAAGTGCAATTTCTTACTTGCACTCATCTGCATCCATCCCCATTTATCACCGAGATATCAAGTCTAGTAACATACTACTAGATGAAAAGTTCCGAGCAAAGGTATCAGACTTCGGAACATCTAGATCAATCAGCATTGATCAAACTCACTTGACGACTCAAGTGCTTGGGACTTTTGGGTACTTAGATCCTGAATATTTCCAGTCAAGTCAATTTACTGAAAAGAGTGATGTTTATAGTTTCGGGGTGGTTATTGTTGAGCTCTTAACTGGTAAAAAGGCAGTCTCGACATTTGGATCGCAAGAAAAGAGAGGCTTAGTCTCGTATTTTATGTCGTCGATGGAAGAAAACCATCTCCTGGATATTGTTGATGCTGAAATTGGGAAGGACGATCAAAAGGATGAAGTACTAGCGGTTGCTGAAATTGCGAAAAGATGCTTGAATTTAGATGGGAGATATAGACCAACAATGAAAGAAGTGGCCATGGAACTCGAGAGACTTAGATCCCGACAAGGTGACTGCATCCCCATTGATCAGCTTAAACAAGCTGAGGTCGTTGTAAGAAAATCGACTGAGAGTTGGGATTTCACTTCATTCTCAACGGAGCATTATCCAAATTGCAGCATAACATCTACATCGAAATCCAACTCATTACAAGATCTCTAA